One Panicum virgatum strain AP13 chromosome 9K, P.virgatum_v5, whole genome shotgun sequence genomic region harbors:
- the LOC120651751 gene encoding uncharacterized protein LOC120651751 — protein MGNRSRLSAAKESMQSISEETESSSREAEPSRVHQLKCRDEKFKEPCLDRIPNFHCKSLPSRYRDGNPEDSIMHKRGSMYQSSSEVSRLRNLQGRRKINYSSNKDTFLSFEVVNSSSQPSTSCASFFPQRSYSCNTRSSMGTTHSMLQASREFMKLSLHEIPEDDLTLERPRRDCNLLKNDATDSFLEISLEEDTTKGSCTNAAPHLLESSCIKVARSNCQQSVDICPDQRDVSNLPKSLSTKVGVFDATCPSECVGNKKARSSPFKKILDPIMKSKSQRNPSLMETEDAKSSSTPFGVKSRGLRKSLLSDISRTEQTLALDCQTSGEAQQLTVTSSPTHLHAVIKLDPNNGAFGFEFCTKGPEESIYANTWKAGNELNWIYTFHSSGKRASTVGRASKDRRGCLPPIVGQMHVSSYLYSNIEEDGTLNNSATTEFVLYDIAHARRSSAVERIQCTDAIPPSFRNVFNTSVSRHTRDRNDLVQRQNTTRNDSDLSTSCLWSQEDLHPHLEVAAVVIQVPFHKTKSKELKAGSSPGTIKAATAGGAHGLPRDDEASPSPLLDRLKSGGVCDCGGWDMSCPIVVLDNAYDSYWADSVRNESKVPMDLFAQGNKEVLPALSMKADGNGHFSVDFHARLSALQAFSICISLLHCSEASSDIGIEKFKSKLYSSSLKMLLKEEVRQLIDSVTTKEKNDPKIRNEKTPPSIVIDPPFSPMGRV, from the exons ATGGGGAATCGTTCTCGGCTAAGTGCAGCCAAGGAAAGCATGCAATCAATCAGTGAAGAGACGGAGAGTAGCAGCAGAGAAGCAGAACCAAGCAGAGTTCACCAATTGAAATGCAGagatgaaaaattcaaagaaCCATGCCTCGACCGAATTCCTAATTTCCATTGCAAAAGTTTGCCTTCAAGATATCGAGATGGAAACCCGGAAGATAGCATCATGCACAAGCGAGGCTCTATGTATCAGAGTTCCAGTGAGGTTAGCAGACTCAGGAATCTCCAAGGGAGGAGGAAAATAAATTATTCGAGCAATAAAGACACATTTTTATCCTTTGAGGTTGTCAATTCGTCCTCTCAGCCTAGCACAAGTTGTGCTAGCTTCTTTCCGCAGCGGAGCTATTCATGCAATACAAGGTCTTCTATGGGGACAACTCATTCAATGCTTCAAGCTTCCAGGGAGTTTATGAAGCTTTCCCTCCATGAAATTCCTGAGGATGACTTAACACTTGAGAGGCCCCGCAGGGACTGCAATTTGTTGAAAAATGATGCAACAGACAGTTTCCTGGAGATTTCACTTGAAGAAGATACCACCAAAGGTTCATGCACAAATGCAGCCCCCCATTTGCTAGAAAGCAGTTGCATCAAAGTTGCAAGATCAAATTGTCAACAGTCAGTTGATATTTGTCCTGATCAAAGAGATGTAAGTAATCTGCCCAAGTCCTTGTCGACGAAGGTGGGTGTTTTTGATGCTACATGCCCATCAGAATGTGTTGGCAACAAAAAGGCTCGATCTAGCCCGTTCAAGAAAATTCTTGATCCTATCATGAAGTCAAAGTCTCAACGAAATCCTTCTCTGATGGAAACAGAAGATGCAAAATCTAGTAGTACGCCATTTGGAGTAAAAAGTAGAGGATTACGCAAATCTTTGTTAAGTGATATTTCAAGGACCGAGCAAACCCTAGCACTTGATTGCCAGACAAGTGGGGAAGCCCAGCAATTGACCGTTACTTCATCACCAACTCATCTTCATGCTGTTATTAAATTGGATCCAAATAATGGTGCTTTTGGTTTTGAGTTTTGTACCAAGGGCCCAGAAGAATCAATTTATGCTAACACATGGAAAGCTGGGAATGAACTGAATTGGATTTATACTTTCCATAGCAGTGGCAAGCGAGCGAGCACTGTAGGAAGGGCCTCCAAGGATAGGCGTGGTTGTCTACCACCAATTGTGGGCCAGATGCATGTGTCTTCCTATTTGTACTCGAATATTGAAGAGGATGGTACTTTGAATAACTCAGCCACCACAGAATTTGTTTTGTATGACATTGCTCATGCAAGACGGAGTTCTGCTGTTGAGAGAATTCAATGCACAGATGCCATTCCACCATCGTTCCGCAATGTTTTCAATACTTCAGTCTCTAGGCATACCCGAGACAGAAATGATCTGGTGCAGCGACAAAATACTACAAGGAATGACTCAGATCTATCGACATCTTGTCTTTGGTCGCAAGAAGATCTTCATCCTCATTTGGAGGTTGCTGCTGTCGTGATCCAGGTGCCATTTCATAAAACAAAGTCCAAAGAATTGAAAGCTGGATCATCACCCGGTACTATCAAAGCGGCTACAGCAGGTGGTGCACATGGGTTACCAAGGGATGATGAGGCCAGTCCATCACCATTACTTGACCGTCTGAAGTCTGGTGGAGTCTGTGATTGTGGCGGATGGGACATGTCTTGCCCAATTGTTGTCCTTGACAATGCATATGATAGTTACTGGGCTGATTCTGTGAGGAATGAAAGCAAAGTTCCTATGGATCTATTTGCTCAG GGTAACAAAGAAGTTCTCCCTGCCCTTTCGATGAAGGCAGATGGGAATGGGCATTTCTCGGTGGATTTTCATGCACGACTATCGGCGTTGCAGGCGTTTTCTATCTGCATCTCTTTGCTTCACTGTTCTGAAGCTTCTTCAGACATTGGTATCGAAAAGTTCAAGAGCAAGCTATACTCCAGTTCGCTGAAGATGCTCCTGAAGGAGGAAGTGAGGCAGTTAATCGATTCGGTCACGACCAAGGAGAAGAATGACCCGAAGATCAGGAATGAAAAAACACCTCCGTCTATTGTCATCGaccctcccttctctcccatGGGAAGAGTATAG
- the LOC120651752 gene encoding probable calcium-binding protein CML31, with the protein MLVVASPSASGELGSLFAAFDKDADGRISAAELRLCMRAALGEDVAPEDAEALVASADADGDGLLDEGEFARLVRAEAAGGGEEEEWRRRGGLEAAFGMYAAEGEGRITPASLGRMLSRLGARREVDDCRAMIRRFDLDGDGVLSFHEFEIMMMNA; encoded by the coding sequence ATGCTGGTTgtcgcgtcgccgtcggcgtcggGCGAGCTCGGCTCGCTGTTCgcggcgttcgacaaggacgCCGACGGCAGGATCTCCGCGGCGGAGCTGCGGCTCTGCatgcgggcggcgctgggcgaggaCGTGGCGCCCGAGGACGCCGAGGCGCTGGTGGCCTCGGCGGACGCGGACGGCGACGGGCTGCTGGACGAGGGCGAGTTCGCGCGGCTGgtgcgcgcggaggcggcgggcggcggcgaggaggaggagtggcggcggcgcggggggctCGAGGCGGCGTTCGGCATGtacgcggcggagggcgaggggcGCATCACGCCGGCCAGCCTGGGGCGGATGCTCAGCAGGCTCGGCGCGCGCCGGGAGGTTGACGACTGCCGCGCCATGATCCGCAGGTTCGACCTCGACGGCGACGGGGTGCTCAGCTTCCACGAGTTCGAGATCATGATGATGAACGCCTGA
- the LOC120651755 gene encoding zinc finger MYM-type protein 1-like, whose translation MNQDQSIQVALDRQTDFTKKQNRIRLNTSIDSVRYLLRQGLAFRGHDESKESKNKGNFRELVSTLADQNEAVHNSIRNAPENCQWICGDIQKEITSYFAKITLKSIIEEIGGDVFSLLIDEASDASDKEQMAVVLRYLSKRGFIIERLVGVVHVKETSAICLKESLQKLFTDIGLSIQQVRGQCYDGASNMRGEFNGLKSKILQENRSAYYVHCFAHQLQLVIVAVAKKNEDISDFFYMISVLFSVVGGSCKRKDMIKEKHRDDIRKAIGSGRISTGTGLNQDQTLQRAGDTCWGSHYRTLSSIVKLFPAIVSVLKYVQKEGKSDKKSQARGLVAYFETFEFVFYLHMMLHILGSANTLSQSLQKKGSGYPECHFMCAINKN comes from the exons ATGAATCAAGATCAATCAATTCAGGTTGCCCTTGATAGACAAACTGATTTTACAAAAAAGCAAAACCGAATCCGACTTAACACTTCAATTGATTCGGTTAGATACTTGCTGCGTCAAGGCTTAGCTtttcgaggtcatgatgaatcAAAAGAGTCAAAAAATAAGGGAAACTTTAGAGAGTTGGTAAGCACTTTGGCAGATCAAAATGAAGCTGTACATAATTCTATTagaaatgctccagaaaactgtcaATGGATATGTGGAGATATTCAAAAGGAAATTACTAGTTACTTTGCAAAG ATAACTTTAAAATCCATTATTGAAGAAATTGGAGGTGATGTGTTCAGTTTGTTGATTGATGAGGCTTCCGATGCGTCCGATAAAGAGCAAATGGCAGTTGTCTTAAGATATCTTAGCAAGCGTGGATTTATCATTGAACGGTTAGTTGGAGTTGTACATGTGAAGGAAACATCAGCCATATGTCTCAAGGAATCTCTTCAAAAATTATTCACTGATATTGGGTTGAGCATACAACAGGTCAGAGGTCAATGTTATGATGGGGCAAGCAACATGCGTGGGGAGTTCAATGGCTTGAAATCTAAGATTTTGCAAGAGAATAGATCAGCATATTATGTGCATTGTTTTGCTCACCAGCTCCAGTTGGTCATTGTGGCAGTAGCAAAGAAGAATGAAGATATTTCAGATTTTTTCTACATGATATCTGTTTTATTCAGTGTGGTGGGAGGTTCTTGCAAAAGAAAAGATATGATTAAAGAGAAACATCGAGATGATATTAGAAAGGCCATTGGGAGTGGACGAATTAGCACTGGGACAGGGTTAAATCAGGATCAAACTCTTCAGAGAGCAGGTGACACATGTTGGGGTTCACACTATAGAACACTCTCAAGTATAGTGAAGTTGTTCCCAGCCATTGTTTCTGTTTTGAAATATGTTCAGAAAGAAGGAAAAAGTGATAAGAAATCTCAGGCACGTGGTCTTGTAGCATATTTCGAGACATTTGAATTTGTGTTCTATTTGCACATGATGCTCCATATATTAGGAAGTGCAAATACTTTGTCTCAATCTTTACAAAAAAAAGGATCAGGATATCCTGAATGCCATTTCATGTGTGCAATCAACAAGAACTGA